A stretch of Calderihabitans maritimus DNA encodes these proteins:
- a CDS encoding TRAP transporter permease gives MKNGHKIIITILAVAMALFHIYTSAFGMYTALIQRGMHLMFVLALIFLIFPVKKGVSRKNIPLYDYILSLLGFVVGAYIVINYNAIVLREGQATQLDIIMGVVAIILVLEATRRTLGLPLVIIGVIFLIYAFAGPHMPGALIHRGYDIQRVAYQMYMTTSGIFGIPFGVSATTIAMFIIFASFINKTGGGKYFVDLAFSIAGRTRGGPAKAAVIGSCIMGSITGAAVANVAATGTFTIPLMKRTGYKPHIAGAIEAVASTGSQIMPPIMGSAAFIMAEMAEIPYSSIMVAALIPALFYYFSLFLAVDIEAAKHGLKGLTKKELPPLKKKFNK, from the coding sequence AATGGCTCTTTTTCATATTTATACTTCCGCATTTGGAATGTATACAGCTTTAATTCAACGAGGAATGCACCTTATGTTTGTGCTTGCTCTCATTTTTTTAATTTTTCCAGTTAAAAAGGGGGTGTCAAGAAAAAATATACCTCTTTATGATTATATATTAAGTCTCCTAGGGTTTGTTGTAGGAGCATATATAGTAATTAACTATAATGCTATAGTCTTAAGAGAGGGTCAAGCTACGCAATTGGATATTATAATGGGAGTTGTGGCTATTATTTTGGTTCTTGAAGCAACCCGCAGAACGCTGGGATTACCTTTGGTGATTATTGGAGTAATTTTTTTGATCTATGCTTTTGCTGGACCACATATGCCTGGAGCATTAATACACCGGGGTTATGATATCCAAAGGGTTGCCTATCAAATGTACATGACCACATCCGGTATCTTCGGGATTCCATTTGGTGTAAGTGCTACCACAATAGCAATGTTTATAATTTTCGCTTCGTTTATCAATAAGACCGGGGGAGGTAAGTATTTTGTAGATTTGGCGTTTTCTATTGCCGGGAGAACTAGAGGCGGTCCGGCTAAAGCTGCTGTTATAGGTAGTTGTATAATGGGTTCTATAACAGGCGCTGCTGTGGCCAATGTTGCTGCGACAGGAACTTTTACTATTCCCTTGATGAAAAGAACTGGCTATAAGCCGCATATTGCCGGGGCAATTGAAGCAGTGGCTTCGACAGGGAGTCAAATAATGCCCCCAATCATGGGGAGTGCAGCGTTTATTATGGCAGAAATGGCGGAAATACCCTATTCAAGTATTATGGTTGCTGCACTTATTCCCGCTCTATTTTATTATTTTTCTTTATTCCTTGCGGTAGATATTGAGGCAGCAAAACATGGCTTAAAAGGGTTAACAAAAAAAGAATTACCCCCTTTAAAAAAAAAGTTTAATAAATAG
- a CDS encoding TRAP transporter permease, with the protein MLLVSIGVLIIFLIMGFSPTNAAFKALVVLLILSMLKKDTRLSFKDIIDALEKGARDILGVAAATACAGIIIGVLTLTGLAVKLSSMIIQLSGGNLFILLFLAMIVSIILGMGLPTAACYVLLAALVVPALIEFGVPVLAAHLFVFFFGVISAITPPVALAAYTAAGIAESNPMSVGVNAFKIGAVAFFVPYVGVYNPAFILDGSFLQVIKVVMTSLVGCSALVFCVQGYLFKKLSLPMRFLLLISALTLIDPKLTTDFIGIAIYAIVVLFQKFIQNSSN; encoded by the coding sequence ATATTACTTGTTTCAATTGGTGTTTTAATTATCTTTTTGATAATGGGATTTTCACCCACAAACGCTGCTTTTAAAGCATTAGTTGTGCTTTTAATATTAAGTATGCTTAAAAAAGATACCAGATTAAGTTTTAAAGATATTATTGATGCTCTTGAAAAAGGTGCAAGGGATATTTTGGGAGTTGCTGCTGCAACCGCATGCGCCGGTATAATAATAGGTGTATTGACATTAACTGGTCTTGCTGTTAAATTAAGCTCTATGATAATTCAATTATCTGGAGGTAATCTGTTTATATTATTATTCTTGGCTATGATTGTATCAATTATATTAGGCATGGGATTGCCAACCGCGGCTTGTTATGTTTTATTAGCTGCTTTAGTTGTTCCTGCGCTAATTGAATTTGGTGTGCCGGTTCTTGCTGCCCATTTATTCGTATTTTTCTTTGGTGTAATTTCAGCAATTACTCCACCGGTTGCATTAGCGGCATATACGGCCGCTGGAATTGCGGAGTCTAATCCTATGTCAGTAGGTGTTAATGCTTTCAAAATCGGGGCGGTGGCCTTTTTTGTTCCTTATGTGGGTGTTTATAATCCGGCTTTTATTTTAGACGGTTCATTTTTACAAGTTATCAAGGTTGTCATGACAAGTTTGGTTGGTTGTTCAGCATTAGTTTTCTGTGTCCAAGGTTATTTATTTAAGAAACTTTCCTTACCAATGAGATTTTTATTGTTAATATCAGCATTAACTTTAATAGATCCAAAATTAACTACCGATTTTATTGGAATTGCAATTTATGCTATAGTTGTCTTATTTCAGAAGTTTATTCAAAATAGTAGTAATTAA